Genomic segment of Euleptes europaea isolate rEulEur1 chromosome 6, rEulEur1.hap1, whole genome shotgun sequence:
ggaagtatttcttcacacaacacatagttaaattgtggaactccctgtcccaggatgtggtgatggctgccaacttggaaagttttaagaggggagtggacatgttcacggaggagagggctattcatggctactagtaaaaatggatactagtcatgatgcatgcctattctctccaggagcagaggagcataccgaatatattaggtgctgtggaacacaagcaggataatgctgctgcagttgtcttgtttgtgggcttcctagaggcacctggttggccactatgtgaacagactgctggacttgatgggccttggtctgatccagcatggcttttcttatgttcttatgttcatttttcTTAAGCAGTCCCACTGATTCAACATTGGGGATACATCGTTTTTCCTACTAATGGAATGATAAGAACAAATAGATTAAGCTCtgtagagaataaactaatatcAAACATTGAAGACACCCTCCAGTCCAATAATTTTGAGAAAATGAATCTGATCTACCTCTTTAGTGCATAGAAATCAGTCAAACTTCAAATTTTTGTTCCTAAAACCTGCTCTTCTAATGATCAATAATCATTTTTTCCCTTGTGGATATTTTCTTCTTTGTAAAACGGAAGTGAAATGAGTATTGGAAAACTTGTCTAATGTGATTCCTCTCTTGCTGTTGTTTAAAGGTAAACTGCCCCATAATGTTATATGGAGAGTAATAAAAGAAGCATATGGGTGACTTTCTTGTAACTGATGAATAACTTTCTGAAATACCATAGAATAATAAGGAAATATCCCTAAGTCatgtacactgcaatcctaaaaacattttcctgggagtaagccccaatgaatagACCTAAACAGGATTTGGAGAAGATCGGTTTAGGATtaaatggtaagctgcagtgatgctaaccctaaccctaagtaaAGGACAGCAAACATATAGTCCCAGTTGTCACCAGGAGATAAGAGGTGTGTGACTAACTAACAagactctgctctggttagacctcagctagagcactgtgttcaattttgggcaccacaattcaggaaggatgtagacaagctggaacatgaccagaggagagcaacgaagatggtgaggggtctggagaccaagtcctgtgaggaaaggttgaaggagcttggtatgtttaatCTGGActggagacgactgagaggtgatatgataaccatcttcaagtacttgaagggctgtcatatagaggatggtgcggagttgttttctgttgttccaaaAGGTCGGACTAGACctaacgagttgaaattaaatcaagagtttccgtctagacattaggaagaactttctgacagagcagttcctcagtggaacaggcttcctcaggaggtggtgggctctcctttcctccaggccagattggccagggatactggagggttttttccccgtcttctgggcatggagcaggggtcactgggggttggcagaggggaggtagttgtgaatttcctgcattgtgcagggggttggacttgatgaccctggtggtcccttccaactctatgcttccaAAACAGAAGCTGCCGTTTGAGAGAATGGGAGTGCCAGTTCCCGCTCCATCATTGTCTCACTCAGCAGATTTTTACAAGTTCTTTAGTTAGATAAAGATTGCTGTAGAGATTCTTTTGGGGGAAATCCCTGATGGAGTTCCTGATTTAagtatttttaataattatttcCCCCCAGTATTCACCTCAGCAGAGGAAGCCAATTCATTCCTTGGACGGCACCTTCTAGACAATGTACTTGAGCCTGAAATATTTAACACAGATAATCTTGAAAGAGAATGCCATGAAGAACTCTGCAATTATGAGGAAGCGAGAGAAATTTTTGATGACCCAGAACAAATGGTAATGGCTTTACTCGGGTGACTTGAATAGGAGATGTGTCAAAGGTCAATGCTGCAGGCCATTCCACACATTCAATAACTAGTCCAGAACCCACTCTGCTTAGGAGTCAACCATTGATGTTGTAGTTTGGTTAGTTCTGGTTTAGTGCAGTTGGTTCTTAGTGGGACAAGAATGACTGATCATAGAGATCGTCAGATCTGGAATGTGCTGGGACAAGGAATTCCCTGAAAGCGCTTCCATATCTACGTGATTCACTTTTTAACTAGGACTGGAAAAATCCAAgtactgtagagcaggggtggggaaccttttttccgccaagggccatttgaatatttataacatgatTCGCGGGCCGcccaaaattatcaacttaaaaattagccaaccaagccccaagcaggcaactgccccagatgaaccccccggcgtgggcaagcaggcaagcatccaacaggtggcacactcacccacctggtggcacaggatggtctgttgcaccagccaggcgtagtcgtccagccacatgccggagttgctcctgctcttcATGGTCggagccagattctacagctggctcctgctaccactgcctgcagggatgaaatgaggacacactggcgaagaactccctcccccccccgcgcattctgaccctgccccctttaacccccttcattgttgccacttctgcccccagccctcttgtagtatagaggaaatacgtttctccatggcccaggtgggaaaaggtgaacatagtttcttgggtggtcctagcagctccatagctaatgactcttctgcaaggggcaaaaaaggttccttttctccacaaaaaaaacctcacatctgccttgaatagaggctattcctgtcctcaggagggggtggatcaccagtcttagatccttctgagctcgagatcttccaggacccacgaagggccagaccaaatgacttcacgggccttaaatggcccctgggcctgacgttccccacccctgctttaaagactTACTAGGTATGGGTAGATCTTGTAGTAGTTCTCTAGGAGGGCTATAGCTATCTTCACTACCATGAAAGAGGGAAGGAGCTTGGTGCCTTCTCTGAAGGGCATCGGGAAGCAGTGACAGAGCAACTGGGATACAGCTGTAGCCCAGCTAGTAAGGGGATAGCAGAAGCCACTGCCAGCAAGAGATGTCCCCACTTGTACCCATTCCAAGTACTACTACTGTCTGTTCAGCAGCCACATACGTGCACAGTGCTGCAGCAGCCTTGGTGCCTCCATTGCTGCCTCCTGGTACCTTGGGGTACAGGtaccaaatcccccctcccttaaCAGCAGTCAGTGGTAGATATGTCAAGGCACCGTGAGTCTAAGCCCTGTGCAAATGAGCTGAAAGGCCTCTGCCCAAATCCCCTCTGACCCtgcagaattttttcccagacatgagggagagagacagagagaaagccagGCTTTAAATTCTTTAATACAGAAGTAATATTTATTAAGCTCACATCAAGAAAATTCAAAAGCAGCCCTTTGTATTCCATTTATACACCATCATATACCTCCAGAAGTTACAATGCAAGCAAATACTACTGTGGCTAAAGAATAATTTCCTACTTTTTTGAGTCAAGTGTTCGGGTCTGCCGTGCCCAAAGCAATTTATCTATGTTGATACTTGTGGAAATAGCTTCATTAATAATAGCATTAGGGCAAATCTTTAACATTCTGAACCAAATTCCATCCAGAGTTCATCAAGAGCAGCTTTCAGGGAAAGACAAGTCCTTAACAGATATTTTTTCTTAACGTTAGAAGTATGTATTTTCCCTCTGTGTTCCTGTAGAGTTGTTCTCAAgcacttgtttgttttttatttttctagAAGACTTTTTGGAGTGCCTATGTCTCTGGAAATTCTGGTACAATGCCAGGTAAGACGAAAGCACATCACATCTTGGTCAGTTTTGCTTTTTATGTTGCAAGTACTAACTATTTTCAATAATTTAATCAGAATTCACTTGTCTTTACATAGGTATTGTTTGTCGTGTTTACCTAAAGTTCTAATCAGTTCTGTTGAACAACGGAAGCTCACTTTTACCTTTGAACCAAAGCTGAGCCAAAGTAATTCTTGAAATGGTCTTAGAGGGCAATGCAACAGCAACTGCCAGTGAAATCAATGCGCTTCATCTggaattctgcataggattgcactgttagttgccAGATACTTAATGATACCTATGCACATTACATATGCTCTTTGTCTGTCCACTTAGAAGACTAGGGGACTCATAGACacggttgccagtctccaggcgtgtcctggagttctcctggaattacaactgatgtctagactacagagatcagttcccctagagaaaatggctactttggagggtggactctctggcattataccaccctgaaagccctcccctccccaaaccttgccctcgcTGGGctatacccccaaatctccaggaatttaccaacccagcgttggcaaccctatacaatgTCAGTGTGGGTGCTTCAATTCATACTGGAAAAAGATGGGCAAAACATTGTATCATACATTTATTTTTCCCTAATAGTGTGGTTTGACCCACTGACATGTTATGTTTTTACCTGGAGGCAGCTACTCTGTGAACATCTTGTCCTGGTGTATTCCTCTCATCCAGGTTTTTTGTTGCAGCTTGTGGCAGGCACCAGGTCTGGTTTCAGGAGTGGACTGGGAAATTAAAATAGGCCCTAGGAGCAAGCAAAGGCCAGTGGTGCCTGCTGCTCTGTGAGGCAGCACTGTAGAAGCCACTCAACTTAGACCTGGCCAGCACCACCAACAATGAGAGAGGCTCACTCATTGTCTCCTCCTGGCACTGCCACCAACTGGCACGAGTTCAAGAAGTCGCAACTGGTAGCATTCACGCAGATCATTATTGCCACTGAAGGATCCAAACTGAGCAGCCTCTGCAGAGCTACTGGGGCTTGGGCCTGCTTGCCCTTCCAGGTTGCCAGTGGCTTGCCAAGGAAGTGGCCCACAGAGAACTTTCCCAGTAAGTTAAATAGCCTGACTTGTCCTGACTTACttagcatcatcatcatcatcatccctttattggcatacaaacacactacaaaaggttacaaaaggaatggaaaggttaaaaagtaccctttataaaatggttaaaaggtgGTTACACtgagaaatacagtttgttggTACTGCCACTGAATTAGctgtttggcaggcttttaaaacaaactttaaaaactgagccaccatctccaatattttgGGGTGAATGATTGTTCTATAAATAGAGAGcgttaaaacaggggtggggaatgtcaggcccgggggccgtataaggccctcgagatcatttggtctggcccttcatgggtcctggcagatctctagctcagaaggatgctgccctgcctgaatctcttgggcccagctggggacagcagagctcaaaagcaagtcactctatgtggcagacactcggagctgtctctggtcgtgcctcttggttaaatgtttgaccaaaatatagcaggctaatttttaagttgataattttgtatggcccccaaatgatgttataaatatccaaatggcccttgggagaaaaaaggttccccacccctggtgttaAAAGAATCCAAGACATTCAAtctatttaccaacagggggcttaatagttcattacgagattctgtgtagaaactacaataaaataaaacgtgaGCGACTGTTTCTATACAATTACTGTCACACGGGCAGAGCCTGTCAAaggaattttccgaaatctgccgtTGAGTaccgcagatggcaaaacattaaatctggccagagagataGCTCTACATTGGGATGGATCACACAGGAGAGATAAGTATGGCGAGGGTTGGTAAACATCAAAGGGTACCCCTAAATTTAACGGGGAGAGTGTTTTATTTGCAGCACTATTTAGATCAACTTACTTAGTAGTTTAATCTGTATCCTTCTCATCACCTTGTGAGTCtgttggcactttcacacatgctgaataatacactttcaatacactttaacaatagtttgcaaatgggttttgccttttcacacagtaaaatccagctgcagagtgcattgaaagtaattatttggcatgtgtgaaagtgccatatGTCTTATATAATGATAATCCAAGAGTTTTTCTCCAGTAGAACTTGGGTTTACATGAGAGAGgtttagtagggttgctaggacTCCCACTAGAATGGTAGACTTCCCTCCAGCAACACTCCAACCCCCAACACCACTTGGTAggccagcagggggagggggaaatgaatggGGAAATTCCATTGTGTTGGTTGATggcatgacattacttctggggcaaatccagaagtgatgtcacactgctcTAGGATTCAGTGGAAGTTCTATGGTAATCATagtttctgctgaatcctagagTGATGTTTTGTCACTTCTTAGTTTGCCTCCAAAATGATGTCATGCCACCAATGTAACAGCactccccatgtccctgcctcccACCCACCTCGGTCTCCTGCCGGGTGCCAaccattggctggcaaccctctaTATGAGTGATGTTCAGAGTGGAATAAGGAACATTAATACAAAAGAACATGCATTTATATAAAGTTGCATTCGTAATTTTTTTCGGAATAAACCAGGAACAGTTTTAGGAGGTTTAAAATACTGACACATCAGTGTTTTGAGATAGTAGTGGATAAAGGATGTAAAACTAAAATATAGAATCAGTGCAGGCTTCTGATACACTTTATTATTTTGACCTGTTTAGGTGGGCAAGAAGCACAGGGGATTGATGTTATACTGCTTCTGACTGGTCTAATTGCAGTTGGAGTACTATTGGTTATAACTGGCTTGCTAATTTATTATCTCTGCAAAAGAAGATGCCCACGAAGACAACCACCACGGTAAGGCACTGAATGCTGGAACtattaaacatattttaatatAGTGTTGGCATTAAATCTCTGCACCCTAAATACATTTCTGGATTGGCTATGTATAGATGCATGCAAACATCTAACAAATGCAGTAAACCTCTAACAAATGCAGTAAACTAAGTCCAAAGCATATGATGAGTGCATTTTCACCGAAGAATTCATAGGCTTGCAAACTGAACAGCTGAACAGTTAAATTCTTAAcaggaaggagccccgtggcacagagtggtaagctgcagtactacagtcaaaagctctgctcacgacctgagttcaatcccgacggaagttggattcaggtagcgggctcaaggttgactcagccttgactgatccttccgaggtcggtaaaatgagtacccagcttgctgagggtaaagcatagatgactgaggaaggcaatggcaaaccaccccataaacatagtctgcctagtaaatgttgggatgtgacatcaccccatgggtcgggaatgacctggtgcttgcacaggggactacctttaccttttaacaggaACGTACTTCTGGTAGAGAGAAGAATGGCAGCAGTACATCCTGATACTTGGCAACCGCCCACTGTCACTATGGAGACCACATTCTCATGAGGGTTGCTTTTCCATTTTTGATTGGGGCCGATCATACCGTTCTCCATTACTAGGGCTTTGTCGCAAAGGATTGTGGAGCTTAGGAATGCGATCTGCTTCTGTGTAGGTTTATCGTTATAAAACTACATGAATTAGAAAAGATGTCGAAGACACCCAAGTTTTAGTGAACCAAAAATTGGCCAGTCCTAGTCTGTTTTGTTACATGGTGCTATGTTTGCAGTGTATAATTTGTGTACGGCCAAAGCCGGTTGCTTAAATAAGAAATCTCATCCATTCAGTTGGCTTCTACTCATTTACAAATTAATTTGCAAACAAAGCTACATTGAAGTGCAAGAAAGCTACCTTGCTTTATTTGTACAAAAGAACCAATGGTGGGATCCTCTGAGATCTTAGTACAGTTTGACCACCCTATCTAATAGTGCAGGTAAATTTGTACAGGGAGATATACAGAATGATTGGAAAGAGAGGGAAattcaatgtaaatgtcaagaTCAGAACTCTTCAAAAGCATCTGCTAGTGTTTGTTGAGACCACAATGGTAAAATCAGAGGGGGGAAGGATAACATACCTATCTCTTGATGGGAATTTCAAAATTTTAAGTGAGGACTCTTTATAGGAGTGAATACTTCACAGGAAAGCACCCTTTAACTTCTACTTATGCACTTGTTTTGATCTTCAGATAACTAATGCAATATGTGTTGATAATTAAACACCGGTACTTCTAAGAGCTGATACATTACAGCAAGAAATATTAACACTTTAAAGCAGAAAAACGGAAAGGAAACTATCTTTGTCAATGACGAATACCCTGATTTGGCAACAAGGGATCCATACAAGGAAGCAACCTTCTACATGTGCAATTTATTTAAATCCAGATGAGCGCCAGCTTCAGAAACACCTTTTCAAGTACATGGAAAAGTCCATCCAGAGCCCCCAGTGTTAAGCATAaccagaacggggggggggggggctgtaatgTCGATACCGCTACAATATATTGTCCTTAACCAAGTGGCTGATTTCATGGCTACTTTCTGATGACACAATTTTAAGTTTGCTTCTGGGATGGAAAAAAAGAACTTTTTTAATCTTCTAAAAGCATTTGCTGCTTGGTATACCTGATAAGTTAGAGAAACATGAAACGCCTTCTGTGTATAAAGCAATTTAACAAAACATCATTCTAGGGTTACCTCACATTTAGAGAAAACTGGGATTGTTTCTCTGTGATTAACTTTGTGTGAAGTTACTCAAGAAAACCACAGGAAACCGTTAAAACTATGCTATGTAGTACTGATATTGCTTCTATAAAGTAATTCTGCGCACCATCTACAGCTCTCTTCTGTGGTGCCACTACAGGAGCCTCAAATGCATACATATGCACCGTAGCATGGaattaaaggtaaagatcccctgtgcaagcaccgggtcattcctgacccatggggtgatgtcacatgccgacgtttactaggcagactcttgtttacggggtggtttgccagtgccttccccagtcatcttccctttaccccagcaagctgggtactcattttaccgacctcggaaggatggaaggctgagtcaaccttgagccggctacctgaaaccgacttctgtcgggatcgaactcaggtcgtgagcagagcttttgactgcagtactgcagcttaccactctgtgccacggggaatTAGGACCAGGTAAAATTGGCAATTATCCCTTCCAATACTAACTGTAGGCCTTTAGCCTCTACGTAAAAGCGGCTGTTATCACTCGGATCCATCTCTCTAGCATTTTCTGGTGCATCTTTTGGGACTTCTGTGACACTCTTTTACTGCCAGAGCAACCACACAGTGGTAACTAGAGCTTCCAAGTGGCATTGTCCCAGCAAGTGCTCACATTAGAGAAATTTCTGTTTAACAGCCATCGTACTTCCTTCTGGGATTGACAACTAAGTCAATTATTACAGGTCACTTGAGTGTGGGAAGGTAACAATGCTGGGGGTCATGGACACTTGTAAGATGATGCCCCAGACATGACGGTCCTTTTAGCTGTTGCTCCTTATAGTTAATTTTTCTTGAGAAGTTATATGCTTTTCCTGCCCAGTCTTGGTGCACATACCTAAGTAAACTTTAGGCAATTTCAGAACAAGTGAAAGGTGCAATGACAAGGCCAACCCAACCTTTTTCTTTGTCCTGCTGGATGAAAGGCTCAAAGAAAGAAGCTTTAGTCCACTGTACTGGTAGCCAGACACCAGCGGTATGAAATGCTTTACAATTCTTGTTTTAAAAGTGCTGCCATTCTTCAAAgatgtttcttccttcttcttccttttttttttaaaggcacgcAGGCTGCCGGCTGCATAATTCTTCCATCTTTAGACGACATGAAGAATTTTCCTTAAATCCTCTCTCCGCCTGCCCTGAACACACAGGACTGCCAACCTACGAACAAGCAGTGGCACTAAGAGGAGATTAtggggctccacccccaccctatCCGGGCCTTTCAGGAAGATTTAAAGCATTCAAGAAGTCTCTCTCACTTCCTGGCCCTTAATAAACACGACTTCTTGAAAGAGACTAAACCCTCACTAAAAGAAACGTGCAGCTGAAATGCCGCAGTATTGTGACTGCTTCACGATAGCCTTTCATAGCATGACAAGGATGTGGCTCTTCAGCATACCTAAGAAGTGAAGTGTCAGGTGAACAAGGAAGCCATCCTTCTGCAATGTTCTGATGCCCCATGTTTTGTCATACGTCTTTTCAGGTGCTAAGTACAGTAGTGAACTTGGCTTCCATGCGTTTTGAGCCAACTGATATGCCACTTTTCTTGTCTCTTACGAACGAAAAAGTttaatacaggttgaatatccctcatccagaatgcttgggacctatggttgccaggtccctcttcactacccgcaggaggttttggggacggagactgaggagggcggggtttgggaagggacttcaatgccatagagtccaattgctaaagcagccattttctccagatgaactgatctctatcagcaggagatctccagctagtacctggaggatggcaatcctattgggaccagaagtgttccgattttcagatctttctgtattttggaatattggCATATATATAATGCGAtacttggggatgggacccaagtttaaacacaaaatgcatttatgttttatatatgctttatacacatagcctgaatataattttaaacaatattttaaaataattttgtgtacactgaaccagcAGAATGCAACGGTGTAACTATcacaccagaatacctgtatcagtttttaaacaagagcaacaacaaactaccaatggcaggctttcagtctccacctatgatgctgTGTACTCTGTATTTAATTTTTCTAGGTGAGAAGAAACATCAGAAGCAGTTGAGGGACCAGGAAGTTGGTCCTCTAGAGATAAGGGGGC
This window contains:
- the PRRG4 gene encoding transmembrane gamma-carboxyglutamic acid protein 4, whose translation is MFIFHLLLLQQLLTLLACPHCQKKLNKSKDAMKEVFTSAEEANSFLGRHLLDNVLEPEIFNTDNLERECHEELCNYEEAREIFDDPEQMKTFWSAYVSGNSGTMPGGQEAQGIDVILLLTGLIAVGVLLVITGLLIYYLCKRRCPRRQPPRHAGCRLHNSSIFRRHEEFSLNPLSACPEHTGLPTYEQAVALRGDYGAPPPPYPGLSGRFKAFKKSLSLPGP